A genome region from Yoonia vestfoldensis includes the following:
- a CDS encoding M16 family metallopeptidase, which produces MLRIVTFLWCALLAASAQAEIAIHQVTSDGGINAWVVEEPGIPFVALEIRFRGGASLDLPGKRGATNLMAALLEEGAGDLDAQAFQTELERLAARFSFRATDDTISISAQFLTENKTEALALLEQALIAPRFDQSAIDRVRAQVLAGIASDAVNPRSIADAAFDAAAFGDHPYGTPLDGTLDSVTALTRDDIITAHANALTRDRLYVSVVGDVTVDQVGPMLDALLGDLPAQGPPPPADVAFGLDGGITVIDFANPQSFALFGHAGMKRDDPDFFAAFIVNHVLGAGGFESRLMTEVREKRGLTYGIGSSLAPMFHAEMVIGSLASANETIAEAITIIRAEWDRMASEGLTQEELAAAKTYLTGEYPLRFDGNAAIAAIMVGMQMIDLPPDYVVNRNAYIEAVTLQDANRVAAELLRADELHFVVVGQPEGLESAD; this is translated from the coding sequence ATGCTGCGGATCGTCACATTCCTTTGGTGCGCTTTGCTGGCAGCCAGCGCACAGGCCGAAATCGCCATCCACCAGGTGACATCCGATGGCGGGATCAACGCCTGGGTCGTCGAAGAACCCGGCATCCCCTTTGTCGCGCTGGAAATCCGGTTTCGCGGCGGCGCATCGCTGGACCTGCCCGGCAAGCGTGGCGCGACCAATCTGATGGCCGCCCTGCTGGAAGAAGGCGCAGGCGATCTGGATGCGCAGGCATTCCAGACCGAGCTTGAACGCCTGGCCGCGCGGTTCAGCTTTCGTGCGACCGACGATACGATCAGCATTTCCGCGCAATTCCTGACCGAAAACAAGACCGAGGCGCTGGCCCTGCTGGAACAGGCGCTGATCGCGCCACGCTTTGACCAATCCGCCATCGACCGCGTGCGCGCGCAGGTGCTGGCCGGGATCGCCAGCGATGCGGTCAATCCGCGCAGCATTGCCGATGCGGCCTTTGATGCCGCGGCTTTTGGCGATCATCCCTATGGCACGCCGCTGGATGGCACGCTGGACAGTGTCACCGCGCTGACCCGCGACGATATCATCACCGCCCATGCGAATGCGCTGACCCGCGACCGGCTCTATGTCTCTGTCGTGGGGGATGTGACGGTGGACCAGGTCGGTCCGATGCTGGATGCGCTGCTAGGTGATCTGCCCGCCCAAGGGCCGCCACCGCCTGCGGATGTGGCCTTTGGTCTGGATGGCGGCATCACGGTGATCGATTTTGCCAATCCGCAATCCTTTGCCCTGTTCGGCCATGCCGGCATGAAACGCGATGACCCCGATTTCTTTGCCGCCTTCATCGTGAACCATGTCCTTGGCGCGGGCGGTTTCGAATCCCGCCTGATGACCGAGGTCCGCGAAAAGCGCGGCCTGACCTATGGCATCGGCAGCAGTCTTGCGCCGATGTTCCATGCGGAAATGGTGATCGGCAGCCTTGCATCCGCCAACGAGACCATCGCCGAGGCGATCACGATCATCCGCGCCGAATGGGACCGCATGGCCAGCGAAGGCCTGACCCAAGAAGAACTCGCCGCCGCCAAGACCTATCTGACAGGCGAATATCCGCTGCGCTTTGATGGCAATGCCGCGATTGCCGCGATCATGGTGGGGATGCAGATGATCGACCTGCCGCCCGATTACGTCGTTAACCGCAACGCCTATATCGAGGCCGTCACATTACAAGACGCCAATCGCGTCGCGGCAGAGCTGTTACGCGCCGATGAGCTGCATTTCGTGGTGGTCGGTCAGCCCGAAGGGCTGGAAAGCGCAGATTGA
- a CDS encoding M16 family metallopeptidase, with protein MTRFFAAISLIFLALTAAAEEVTTYTLDNGMDVVVIEDRRAPVVVHMVWYKVGSADEPEGQSGVAHFLEHLMFKGTDMLAPGEFSQVVAANGGSDNAFTSFDYTGYFQRVAADRLDLMMQMEANRMTNLALTPEDISTERRVVLEERAQVTDSNPGALAREQMMAAQYQNHRYGVPIIGWQHEIAQLDMPELTAFYQRHYAPNNAVLIVAGDVDPEDVLALAREHYGPIPANADLPERIRPTEPPQRAERRITYVDPRVSQPYIVRSYLAPERESRAQEDAAALVYLAELLGGSPFTSDLGRALQFDTQTALYTNASYSGMSLDQTTFSVVVLPSEDVTLSAAEAAMDEVITAFMDSEIDPARMEAIRTQLRASEIYARDDAQGLARRYGMALTTGLTVADVQDWPAILQAVTPAQIKDVAARIFDRNSAVTGWVVAAQEEAR; from the coding sequence ATGACACGCTTTTTCGCCGCAATCAGCCTGATCTTTCTGGCGCTCACCGCCGCTGCCGAAGAGGTCACGACCTACACGCTCGACAACGGTATGGATGTCGTCGTGATCGAAGACCGCCGCGCGCCTGTTGTCGTGCATATGGTCTGGTACAAGGTCGGGTCCGCGGATGAACCCGAAGGGCAATCCGGTGTGGCGCATTTTCTGGAACATCTGATGTTCAAAGGCACCGATATGCTGGCGCCGGGTGAATTTTCACAGGTGGTCGCGGCCAATGGCGGCAGCGACAACGCCTTTACCAGTTTCGATTACACCGGCTATTTCCAGCGCGTCGCCGCCGACCGTCTGGACCTGATGATGCAGATGGAAGCAAACCGGATGACCAATCTGGCGCTGACCCCCGAGGATATCAGCACCGAACGCCGCGTCGTGTTGGAAGAACGCGCACAGGTCACAGACAGCAACCCCGGTGCGCTGGCGCGTGAACAGATGATGGCCGCGCAATATCAAAACCACCGTTACGGCGTGCCGATCATCGGTTGGCAGCATGAAATCGCGCAGCTGGATATGCCGGAACTGACGGCCTTTTATCAACGCCATTACGCCCCCAATAACGCGGTGCTGATCGTCGCCGGAGACGTCGACCCCGAGGATGTGCTGGCGCTGGCGCGCGAACATTACGGCCCGATCCCCGCCAATGCCGATCTGCCCGAACGCATCCGCCCGACCGAGCCGCCACAGCGCGCCGAGCGCCGGATCACCTATGTCGATCCGCGCGTCAGCCAGCCTTATATCGTGCGCAGTTATCTTGCGCCGGAACGCGAAAGCCGCGCGCAAGAAGATGCAGCCGCCCTTGTCTATCTGGCGGAATTGCTGGGCGGGTCGCCCTTTACATCCGACCTTGGCCGCGCTTTGCAATTCGACACGCAGACCGCGCTTTACACCAACGCAAGCTATAGCGGCATGTCGCTGGATCAGACGACATTCTCTGTCGTGGTCCTGCCATCCGAGGATGTGACCCTGTCCGCTGCCGAAGCCGCGATGGACGAGGTCATCACAGCCTTCATGGACAGCGAGATTGACCCCGCCCGGATGGAGGCAATCCGCACCCAGCTGCGCGCCTCGGAAATCTATGCGCGTGATGATGCACAGGGGCTTGCGCGGCGCTATGGGATGGCGCTGACCACCGGGCTGACGGTGGCGGATGTGCAGGATTGGCCCGCCATTCTGCAAGCGGTCACACCCGCACAGATCAAGGATGTCGCCGCCCGCATCTTTGATCGCAACAGCGCCGTGACCGGCTGGGTCGTGGCCGCGCAAGAGGAGGCACGCTGA
- a CDS encoding DUF3035 domain-containing protein, which yields MRAFALSGIALALLAACSRNEGSLRDFGTTNVGPAEMSLVIADPLQMPPTLDLPPPTPGQTNRANPRPASAR from the coding sequence ATGCGCGCCTTTGCTCTTTCCGGAATTGCCCTTGCGTTGCTGGCGGCATGCAGCAGGAACGAGGGTTCACTGCGTGACTTTGGCACAACGAATGTTGGCCCCGCCGAAATGTCGCTTGTCATCGCCGACCCGCTACAGATGCCGCCGACGCTCGATCTGCCGCCGCCGACACCCGGACAGACGAACCGCGCGAACCCGCGCCCGGCCAGCGCACGCTGA
- the lspA gene encoding signal peptidase II — MRLMFWTGFWVFLIDQISKYFVVHWLGLINEQDGIIEVWPPFIEFRMAWNRGVNFGLFADYDMRWVLIAVALLISAGVIWWLNRSGGTKWAYIAGGFLIGGALGNVIDRIIYGAVADFLNMSCCGFNNPYAFNVADIAIFAGAIGLAFLGEDGKKAA; from the coding sequence ATGCGCCTGATGTTCTGGACCGGATTCTGGGTCTTTCTGATCGACCAGATCAGCAAGTATTTCGTGGTGCATTGGCTGGGCCTGATCAACGAACAGGACGGGATCATCGAGGTCTGGCCACCTTTCATCGAATTCCGCATGGCGTGGAACCGTGGCGTGAATTTCGGCCTGTTCGCCGATTACGACATGCGCTGGGTCTTGATCGCGGTGGCCTTGCTGATCAGCGCCGGCGTGATCTGGTGGCTGAACCGCAGCGGCGGGACCAAATGGGCCTATATCGCGGGCGGTTTCCTGATCGGCGGGGCGCTGGGCAATGTCATCGACCGGATCATCTATGGGGCTGTCGCGGATTTTTTGAACATGTCCTGCTGCGGGTTCAACAACCCCTATGCATTCAACGTCGCCGATATCGCGATCTTTGCGGGTGCCATCGGGCTGGCCTTTCTTGGGGAAGATGGCAAGAAAGCTGCGTGA
- the purH gene encoding bifunctional phosphoribosylaminoimidazolecarboxamide formyltransferase/IMP cyclohydrolase, whose product MTDLAPLRRALISVSDKTGLTELGHALAARGVELLSTGGTAKALRDAGLAVRDVSDFTGFPEMMDGRVKTLHPVVHGGLLARRDLESHRDAMVEHNIGPIDLLVVNLYPFEETVAKGADFDTCIENIDIGGPAMIRSAAKNHAFVAVVTDVQDYDLLLADMDANAGQTTLALRQRLAQTAYARTAAYDTAVSTWMAGAIGDTTPRRRSFAGTYKQTMRYGENSHQAAAFYTDGTGRPGVATAVQHQGKELSYNNINDTDAAFELVAEFAPADGPAVAIIKHANPCGVARGATLLEAYQNAFDCDRTSAFGGIVALNQPLDEATAKAIVEIFTEVVIAPGASDAAKAVFAAKKNLRLLTTDGLPDVTAPITTYRQVAGGMLVQDKDTGHIGMDDLKVVTKLAPSAAQMIDLLFAWKVAKHVKSNAIVYVKNGATVGVGAGQMSRLDSALIAAKKAERMAEAMGLPAPLTIGSAVASDAFFPFADGLMEAAAAGATCVIQPGGSMRDDEVIAAADAAGIAMVFTGMRHFRH is encoded by the coding sequence TGGCCGCGCGGGGTGTCGAGCTTTTGTCCACCGGCGGCACTGCCAAGGCGCTGCGCGATGCCGGGCTTGCGGTGCGCGATGTGTCCGATTTCACCGGTTTTCCCGAAATGATGGATGGGCGGGTCAAGACGCTGCATCCGGTGGTGCATGGCGGCTTGCTGGCCCGGCGCGACCTTGAAAGCCACCGTGACGCGATGGTCGAACATAATATCGGCCCCATAGATCTGTTGGTCGTGAACCTTTATCCTTTCGAGGAAACAGTCGCCAAAGGCGCCGATTTCGACACCTGCATCGAAAACATCGATATCGGCGGGCCGGCGATGATCCGCTCTGCCGCGAAAAACCATGCTTTTGTCGCGGTGGTCACCGATGTGCAGGATTATGATCTGCTGCTGGCGGATATGGATGCCAATGCGGGCCAGACCACTTTGGCGCTGCGCCAGCGCCTTGCCCAAACCGCCTATGCGCGCACCGCCGCCTATGACACGGCTGTCAGCACATGGATGGCAGGGGCCATTGGTGACACGACACCGCGCCGCCGGTCGTTCGCTGGCACCTATAAGCAAACCATGCGTTATGGCGAAAACAGCCATCAGGCGGCGGCCTTTTACACCGACGGCACAGGTCGCCCCGGTGTGGCGACGGCGGTGCAGCATCAGGGCAAGGAATTGTCCTATAACAACATCAACGACACCGATGCCGCATTTGAATTGGTGGCGGAATTCGCCCCTGCGGATGGCCCTGCCGTGGCGATCATCAAACACGCCAACCCCTGCGGCGTGGCGCGCGGCGCGACATTGCTGGAGGCCTATCAAAACGCCTTTGACTGCGACCGCACCAGCGCCTTCGGCGGGATCGTCGCGCTGAACCAGCCGCTGGACGAAGCCACCGCCAAGGCCATCGTCGAAATTTTCACCGAAGTCGTCATCGCCCCCGGCGCGTCCGATGCGGCCAAGGCGGTTTTCGCGGCCAAGAAGAACCTGCGCCTTTTGACCACTGATGGCCTGCCCGATGTGACCGCCCCGATCACCACCTACCGGCAGGTCGCGGGCGGGATGCTGGTGCAGGACAAGGATACCGGCCATATCGGCATGGATGATCTGAAGGTCGTGACCAAGCTCGCGCCCAGCGCGGCCCAGATGATCGATCTGTTGTTCGCTTGGAAAGTCGCCAAACACGTCAAGTCCAATGCCATCGTCTATGTCAAGAACGGCGCGACCGTGGGCGTGGGGGCGGGCCAGATGTCGCGGCTGGATAGCGCGCTGATCGCCGCCAAAAAGGCCGAACGCATGGCCGAGGCGATGGGCCTGCCCGCGCCGCTGACCATCGGATCGGCGGTCGCGTCGGATGCATTCTTTCCCTTTGCAGATGGGTTGATGGAAGCCGCCGCCGCCGGTGCGACCTGCGTGATCCAGCCCGGCGGGTCGATGCGCGATGACGAGGTGATCGCCGCCGCCGATGCCGCCGGTATCGCCATGGTCTTTACCGGCATGCGCCATTTCCGGCATTAG